CGGCGTAGATCTTGGTGGTGGCCGCGACCGGGTCACTGAAGACCTTGGCGTCGCGGCGTTTGGTGTTGCGATCCTTGGCGAGCGCGGTCATGGCTTAGGCCTCCTTCGCGGCTTTGAACTGTTCCGGGGTCAGGCCCATTTGCGAGCACACGGCCTGCTCTTCCTGGGTCAGGCCAGTCTTCTCGTCAGGCACCGGCCGCTGACCATTGGTCTGGCTGCCGAGCAGGGCCGCGATCGGCGCAGCCTTGTCCAGGTAGGCAGTCAGGGCGGCTCGGTCGGACTTGCCGAGGTCACGCGCCCAGGTCTCCATGGATGCGTGCAGGCGGCCGTCTTCGAGAGCGCCAGCGATCTCGGCGTCCAGGTCCTTCTGGTCACGCTCTCCGAGGCGAGCAGTGAGCGCGGCGATATCGCCCTTCAGGCCATCGACGACCGATACCGGAACGAATTTCGACGGATCGGGGGCGCCGGCGGTGGCCTTGGCCTTCAGGCCGGTGCAGGCGGCCAGCAGCGCTTCGCCGGTAGCCTTGTCATCCAGGCCCAGCAGCTTGCGCAGATCGGTGTTGTGGGCGGAGAGCGCGGCGACCGCCTGCTCTTCGGTGGTGGTGTCGGCCAGGCCGAGCGCGGCGCATACCGCAAGCAGCAGTGGGTTCACGGGTTTTTCCTCTGAGGGTTCATCGAACAAGCCGAACGACGCCGCAGCGCGCAGGCTGAGTTCCTGCATGCCGTCGATAGCCGGGGCATTGGTGAGCGCGCCCATCTGTACGTCCAGGACGTCGCCAGTGGTCGGGTTGTAAAGGAAGACGGGAGAGAAATACTGGTACTCGCCGGTGGCGATGTACTGAGCCGCGCGTGCAGTCAGCTGCACCTTGGCGAACAGACCTTCGCCCTCGCGCCACTCCAGGTCGATGTACCAGCCAGCAGCGGGAGCTGGCTGGCCGTTCTCTTCCTTGAGCAGGGTCTGGTGCTCGTAGTCGACCACGCGCTTGTTTTTGCGCGCATGGAAACGCTCGATGACCTTGGTGGCGACCGCCGCGTTGATATGCCAGCTCGGCACCTTGATCTCACGACCATCGGACGGCTTGAAGTGGCCGGCAGGGGTTACCTGCAGCCAGATGGTGTTGTCGGCATCAGCCTGGCCCAGCTCGAAGGAGCAGGCAGCGATGGCGACGGCGAGAGAGAGGGTCTTGGTCTTCATGCCGCCAGAGTGGGGCGGCAGGAGGGGGGAGTCTTTTTGGCTGGCGAAAAATCGCAGGCGGGGTGTTCGGTGGGGCCTTTTCTACAGAAGCACGCCGAGGGGGGCAATGGCAATGCCGCTAGGCGTGTTTATAAACGCTAAAAACGGGGGGTATCGCTCCAAGGACGAACATCCGCCGCGGGTAACCCTAGATAAGGGCCTTCTGCGGCCGTTTTCAGCGGGTGGGAAAAAGGTACCTCATGGCGACTCCGGCGATGGCGTAACCGTCCGAGTCGCTCACGCCCAGGAATGGACGAGCCGGTATACGGATCTGGTAGGCGCCGATGGTCACCCACTGGGC
This DNA window, taken from Pseudomonas alcaligenes, encodes the following:
- a CDS encoding phage protease → MKTKTLSLAVAIAACSFELGQADADNTIWLQVTPAGHFKPSDGREIKVPSWHINAAVATKVIERFHARKNKRVVDYEHQTLLKEENGQPAPAAGWYIDLEWREGEGLFAKVQLTARAAQYIATGEYQYFSPVFLYNPTTGDVLDVQMGALTNAPAIDGMQELSLRAAASFGLFDEPSEEKPVNPLLLAVCAALGLADTTTEEQAVAALSAHNTDLRKLLGLDDKATGEALLAACTGLKAKATAGAPDPSKFVPVSVVDGLKGDIAALTARLGERDQKDLDAEIAGALEDGRLHASMETWARDLGKSDRAALTAYLDKAAPIAALLGSQTNGQRPVPDEKTGLTQEEQAVCSQMGLTPEQFKAAKEA